One Streptomyces coeruleorubidus DNA segment encodes these proteins:
- a CDS encoding NADH-quinone oxidoreductase subunit NuoF family protein produces MNEALPDVPEVRVVGLPQLTSGFDLVDRLDLPMHLKVHGPLEPMGGEQLAQLAERINLKGRGGAGFPFHKKLRSVAEAAIKRGVRPVVVVNGSEDEPACRKDTVLINRAPHLILDGALLCAEALGARTLVVGVTRESTQRSMEAALAERGLSNGRRSALRARVQRNPVRMVTGAAASLIRSIDGGPAIPPGRKVSASQNGVGGAPTLLSNAETFAQLAIAARIGPERYGNTGLYDEPGTVMLTVSGAVARPMVIEVPTGVPLRYVLQLAGAPPVPQGVLTGGYHGKWIDAATVNEAIVSRNSLDAVGGSLGAGAILPITQETCPLGESLRVTQWLAEESAGQCGPCYLGLPAAARGLEDILNGGGPAALEALKQVAKNVKRRGACSHPDGSAMFIESTIKAFTDDLAAHVLGNGCGRPVEGVLPLFEGGRAPTGLPGGGESEENGPSRQKIYVDWTLCRGHGLCADILPEVFQLGADGFPTVAQAQVPRYAEAKALRAVRRCPALALRIEEDTRAQGGAPSRNLPVLSQGRGRRALGR; encoded by the coding sequence GTGAACGAGGCTTTGCCTGACGTACCCGAAGTCCGCGTGGTCGGTCTTCCCCAGCTCACGTCCGGCTTCGACCTTGTCGATCGGCTCGATCTGCCCATGCACCTGAAGGTGCACGGGCCGCTCGAGCCGATGGGCGGCGAGCAGCTCGCGCAACTCGCCGAACGCATCAACCTGAAGGGCCGCGGCGGCGCGGGCTTCCCCTTCCACAAGAAGCTGCGCTCGGTCGCCGAGGCCGCGATCAAACGCGGCGTCCGGCCGGTCGTCGTCGTGAACGGAAGCGAGGACGAGCCGGCCTGCCGCAAGGACACGGTGCTGATCAACCGTGCTCCCCATCTGATCCTGGACGGCGCACTGCTGTGCGCCGAGGCGCTGGGTGCCCGCACGCTCGTGGTGGGGGTCACCCGTGAGTCCACACAGCGCTCCATGGAGGCCGCGCTGGCCGAACGCGGCCTCAGCAACGGCCGCAGATCGGCACTGCGCGCGCGTGTGCAGCGCAACCCGGTCCGCATGGTCACCGGCGCCGCCGCGTCGCTGATCCGCTCCATCGACGGCGGCCCGGCCATCCCGCCGGGCCGCAAGGTCAGCGCCTCGCAGAACGGCGTCGGCGGCGCGCCCACGCTGCTGTCCAACGCCGAGACCTTCGCCCAACTGGCCATCGCCGCCCGCATCGGCCCGGAGCGCTACGGCAACACCGGCCTGTACGACGAGCCGGGCACCGTCATGCTCACGGTCTCCGGGGCGGTAGCCCGCCCCATGGTGATCGAGGTCCCGACGGGCGTGCCGCTGCGGTACGTCCTCCAGCTCGCCGGCGCCCCGCCGGTGCCGCAGGGCGTGCTCACCGGCGGCTACCACGGCAAGTGGATCGACGCGGCGACGGTCAACGAGGCGATCGTCTCCCGCAACTCCCTGGACGCGGTGGGCGGTTCGCTCGGCGCCGGCGCGATCCTGCCGATCACTCAGGAGACCTGCCCCCTGGGCGAGTCACTGCGTGTCACCCAATGGCTGGCGGAGGAGAGCGCGGGCCAGTGCGGCCCCTGCTACCTCGGCCTGCCGGCCGCCGCGCGCGGTCTGGAGGACATCCTCAACGGCGGCGGACCGGCCGCCCTGGAAGCCCTCAAGCAGGTCGCCAAGAACGTGAAGCGGCGCGGCGCGTGCTCGCACCCCGACGGCTCCGCGATGTTCATCGAGTCGACCATCAAGGCGTTCACGGACGACTTGGCCGCCCATGTCCTCGGAAACGGCTGCGGACGGCCCGTGGAGGGCGTTCTGCCGCTCTTCGAGGGCGGCAGGGCCCCTACGGGCCTCCCGGGCGGCGGTGAGTCCGAGGAGAACGGCCCCAGCCGCCAGAAGATCTACGTCGACTGGACACTGTGCCGGGGCCACGGCCTGTGCGCGGACATCCTCCCCGAGGTGTTCCAGCTCGGCGCCGACGGCTTCCCGACCGTGGCGCAGGCGCAGGTGCCGCGGTACGCCGAGGCCAAGGCTCTACGCGCGGTGCGCCGCTGTCCGGCGCTGGCCCTGCGCATCGAGGAGGACACGCGCGCTCAGGGCGGCGCGCCGTCCCGCAACCTCCCGGTCCTGTCCCAGGGCCGCGGCCGCCGCGCTCTCGGCCGCTGA
- a CDS encoding histidine phosphatase family protein, giving the protein MAVTSFSEASAGKGRGRRVILWRHGQTAWNVERRFQGTTDVELTETGVGQARRAARLLVSLKPDAIIASDLKRAANTAAELAALTGLDVTHDEALRETYAGVWQGLTHEEIIARHGDEYAAWKRGEPVRRGGGELETEVADRAAPVVLRHAEKLPEDGTLVVVSHGGTIRTTIGRLLALDPHHWESLGGLSNCCWSVLGQGARGWRLLEHNAGTLPEPVLGDDD; this is encoded by the coding sequence CTGGCGGTGACCTCCTTCAGTGAGGCGTCCGCCGGCAAGGGCCGGGGCCGCCGCGTCATCCTCTGGCGGCACGGCCAGACCGCGTGGAACGTGGAGCGCCGCTTCCAGGGCACCACGGACGTCGAGCTCACCGAGACCGGCGTCGGCCAGGCCCGCCGCGCCGCCCGGCTGCTCGTCTCCCTGAAGCCGGACGCGATCATCGCCTCCGACCTGAAGCGGGCCGCGAACACGGCCGCCGAGCTCGCCGCGCTCACCGGCCTCGACGTGACCCACGACGAGGCGCTGCGCGAGACCTACGCGGGTGTCTGGCAGGGCCTGACGCACGAGGAGATCATCGCCCGGCACGGCGACGAGTACGCCGCGTGGAAGCGCGGCGAGCCGGTGCGCCGCGGTGGTGGCGAACTGGAGACCGAGGTCGCCGACCGCGCCGCCCCCGTGGTGCTGCGGCACGCCGAGAAGCTCCCCGAGGACGGCACGCTCGTCGTGGTCAGCCACGGCGGCACCATCCGCACCACCATCGGCCGCCTCCTCGCCCTGGATCCCCACCACTGGGAGAGCCTTGGCGGACTCTCCAACTGCTGCTGGTCCGTCCTCGGTCAAGGCGCCCGCGGCTGGCGCCTGCTGGAGCACAACGCCGGCACCCTGCCGGAACCGGTGCTCGGCGACGACGACTGA
- the rsfS gene encoding ribosome silencing factor: MTVTDRSHELINTAAQAAADKLAHDIVAYDVSDVLSITDAFLLASAPNDRQVKSIVDEIEERLSKELGAKPVRREGDREARWVLLDYVDIVVHVQHSEERVFYALERLWKDCPELELPEDAKATRGKAEEHAKLQAAEEAAELDGDWR; this comes from the coding sequence GTGACCGTGACCGACCGCTCTCACGAGCTGATCAACACCGCCGCCCAGGCGGCCGCCGACAAGCTGGCACACGACATCGTCGCCTACGACGTCAGTGACGTGCTGTCCATCACGGACGCCTTCCTGCTGGCCTCCGCGCCCAACGACCGCCAGGTCAAGTCGATCGTCGACGAGATCGAGGAGCGCCTCAGCAAGGAGCTCGGTGCCAAGCCGGTGCGCCGCGAGGGCGACCGTGAGGCCCGCTGGGTGCTGCTCGACTACGTCGACATCGTCGTCCACGTCCAGCACAGCGAGGAGCGCGTCTTCTACGCCCTGGAGCGGCTGTGGAAGGACTGCCCCGAGCTGGAGCTGCCCGAGGACGCCAAGGCCACCCGCGGCAAGGCCGAGGAGCACGCCAAGCTGCAGGCGGCCGAGGAGGCGGCGGAGCTGGACGGTGACTGGCGGTGA
- a CDS encoding LCP family protein, with translation MNDRYDPGYGGDQYELVGYDEYGRPVYRQVPAQQTQQQTYDPYAQQQQQGYGYDPYASAGQQPPPAYDYGGGQQQPVHGSYDPYAAGQHQGGTASHDPYGQAAAGAGTAQQPRVAEQTAHIPQQAGPADDEEARDRSRPEYHTEQFAFVEEPDDNSEDVIDWLKFTENRTERREEARRRARSRIVALVVVLALAAVGGVGYLWYAGKLPGLSSDDSATGTATAAGAQKRDVIVVHLHDTKGGGTATALLVDNTTTKRGTTVLLPNSLALTSDDGTTTTLAKSVEDDGSDGTRDALDTVLGTDIEGTWRLDTPYLQNLVDLIGNIDVDTNTDVPDPDAKKKGAAPLVNQGKDQTLSGKMAVAYATYRAPGEAQNAQLERFGQVLQGVLRKMSSDPQAATTTIQTLAQILDPSLTDKDLGSFLAGLSDLAKGGDYKTDLLPVRTDGTLSAQASAGVVRNVLGGTAKSPDKDAAVSVSVQNASGVKDNTEKARVVLLNGGFTFLEGGTPGTAQATSKVTYADAADKADAAEVAKTLGLPAGSVTKGRISTSADVAVVLGQDYKPSSD, from the coding sequence GTGAACGACCGATACGACCCGGGGTACGGGGGCGACCAGTACGAGCTCGTCGGCTACGACGAGTACGGCCGGCCTGTCTACCGCCAGGTCCCGGCACAGCAGACCCAGCAGCAGACGTACGACCCGTACGCCCAGCAGCAACAGCAGGGCTACGGCTACGACCCGTACGCCTCGGCCGGGCAGCAGCCCCCGCCGGCGTACGACTACGGCGGCGGTCAACAACAGCCCGTCCACGGCTCCTACGACCCCTACGCTGCCGGGCAGCACCAGGGCGGCACCGCGTCCCACGACCCCTATGGCCAGGCCGCGGCCGGTGCCGGCACGGCCCAGCAGCCCCGCGTCGCCGAACAGACCGCCCACATCCCGCAGCAGGCGGGCCCGGCCGACGACGAGGAGGCCCGCGACCGGTCCCGACCGGAGTACCACACCGAACAGTTCGCGTTCGTCGAGGAGCCCGACGACAACTCCGAAGACGTCATCGACTGGCTGAAGTTCACCGAGAACCGCACCGAGCGCCGCGAGGAGGCCCGGCGCCGCGCCCGCAGCCGGATCGTCGCCCTGGTTGTCGTCCTCGCGCTCGCCGCGGTCGGCGGCGTCGGTTACCTCTGGTACGCGGGGAAGCTGCCCGGCCTGTCCTCCGACGACTCCGCGACGGGCACCGCGACGGCCGCGGGCGCGCAGAAGCGCGACGTGATCGTCGTCCACCTGCACGACACCAAGGGCGGCGGCACCGCCACGGCCCTCCTCGTCGACAACACCACCACCAAGCGGGGCACCACCGTCCTGCTGCCCAACTCCCTCGCCCTGACCAGCGACGACGGCACCACGACGACGCTGGCCAAGTCGGTCGAGGACGACGGCTCCGACGGCACCCGCGACGCGCTCGACACGGTCCTCGGCACCGACATCGAGGGCACCTGGCGCCTGGACACCCCCTACCTCCAAAACCTCGTCGACCTCATCGGCAACATCGACGTCGACACCAACACGGACGTCCCCGACCCCGACGCCAAGAAGAAGGGCGCGGCCCCCCTGGTCAACCAGGGCAAGGACCAGACCCTCAGCGGCAAGATGGCCGTCGCCTACGCCACCTACCGCGCCCCCGGCGAGGCCCAGAACGCCCAGCTGGAGCGCTTCGGCCAGGTCCTGCAGGGCGTGCTGCGCAAGATGTCCTCCGACCCGCAGGCGGCGACGACCACGATCCAGACGCTGGCGCAGATCCTGGACCCGTCCCTGACCGACAAGGACCTCGGCTCCTTCCTCGCCGGCCTCTCCGACCTCGCCAAGGGCGGCGACTACAAAACGGACCTGCTGCCGGTCCGGACAGACGGCACGCTCAGTGCCCAGGCGAGCGCGGGCGTGGTCAGGAACGTCCTCGGCGGCACCGCCAAGAGCCCCGACAAGGACGCCGCCGTCAGCGTCTCCGTCCAGAACGCCAGCGGCGTGAAGGACAACACGGAAAAGGCCCGCGTCGTACTCCTCAACGGCGGCTTCACCTTCCTGGAGGGCGGCACGCCCGGCACCGCCCAGGCCACGTCCAAGGTCACCTACGCCGACGCCGCCGACAAGGCCGACGCGGCCGAGGTCGCCAAGACCCTGGGCCTGCCCGCGGGCTCCGTCACCAAGGGCAGGATCTCCACGAGCGCCGACGTCGCCGTGGTTCTCGGCCAGGACTACAAGCCGTCGTCCGACTAG
- the nadD gene encoding nicotinate-nucleotide adenylyltransferase, whose protein sequence is MGEQDMPTGPANETPHDPAQDTASGTERHSEPRRAATAHRQIDGPGTGRPQPGKRRLGVMGGTFDPIHHGHLVAASEVAAAFHLDEVVFVPTGQPWQKSHRSVSPAEDRYLMTVIATAENPQFSVSRIDIDRGGPTYTVDTLRDLRALNPDTDLFFITGADALSQILTWRDSEELISLAHFIGVTRPGHHLNDPGLPEGGVSLVEVPALAISSTDCRARVAKGDPIWYLVPDGVVRYIDKRELYRGE, encoded by the coding sequence ATGGGAGAGCAGGACATGCCTACCGGTCCGGCGAACGAGACGCCGCACGACCCGGCACAGGACACGGCGAGCGGCACCGAGCGACACTCGGAGCCCCGCCGTGCCGCCACGGCGCACCGCCAGATCGACGGCCCCGGAACCGGCCGGCCCCAACCGGGCAAGCGCCGCCTCGGCGTCATGGGCGGCACCTTCGACCCGATCCACCACGGGCACCTGGTGGCGGCCAGCGAGGTCGCCGCGGCGTTCCACCTCGACGAGGTGGTCTTCGTCCCCACCGGCCAGCCCTGGCAGAAGAGCCACCGCAGCGTCTCCCCGGCCGAGGACCGCTACCTGATGACGGTCATCGCGACCGCGGAGAACCCGCAGTTCTCCGTGAGCCGCATCGACATCGACCGCGGCGGCCCCACCTATACCGTGGACACCCTGCGCGACCTGCGCGCGCTCAACCCCGACACGGACCTGTTCTTCATCACCGGCGCCGACGCGCTCTCCCAGATCCTCACCTGGCGGGACAGCGAGGAACTGATCTCCCTCGCGCACTTCATCGGGGTCACCCGGCCGGGCCACCACCTGAACGACCCAGGACTCCCGGAGGGCGGCGTCTCCCTCGTCGAGGTGCCCGCCCTCGCCATCTCCTCCACGGACTGCCGTGCGAGAGTCGCCAAGGGCGACCCCATCTGGTATCTGGTGCCGGACGGAGTCGTGCGCTACATCGACAAGCGCGAGCTGTACCGCGGCGAGTGA
- a CDS encoding M48 family metallopeptidase, protein MSDGHEHNGHENVPSRQRRRFPGISSRTYEHPADRSALVALRKLSGFDTVFKALSGLLPERSLRLLFLSDSVRVSDQQFAHLNVMLRDACYILDLEKVPPMYVNQDPQPNAMCIGLDEPIIVVTTGLVELLDEEEMRAVVGHEVGHALSGHSVYRTILLFLTSLAVRVAWIPLGNLAIMAIVTGLREWFRKSELSADRAGLLVGQDPQASMRGLMKIAGGNHLHEMNVDAFLAQADEYEAGGDLRDSVLKILNVLPRSHPFTTVRAAELKKWAESRDYQRIMDGHYPRRDEDKDTSVRDSWRESADHYTTHVKSSKDPLMKLVTDLAGGAGDLGDRVRRGFGGFTNSAQKPPRGPETPGPSDSPGDDRPPRDDG, encoded by the coding sequence ATGTCCGACGGCCACGAGCACAACGGGCACGAGAACGTGCCGAGCAGGCAGCGCAGGCGCTTCCCCGGAATCTCCTCGCGTACGTACGAGCATCCGGCCGACCGCTCCGCCCTGGTGGCGCTGCGCAAGCTGAGCGGTTTCGATACGGTGTTCAAGGCGCTCAGCGGCCTGCTGCCCGAGCGCAGTCTGAGGCTGCTGTTCCTGTCCGACTCGGTGCGGGTGTCGGACCAGCAGTTCGCGCATCTGAACGTGATGCTGCGGGACGCCTGCTACATCCTGGACCTGGAGAAGGTCCCGCCGATGTACGTGAACCAGGACCCGCAGCCGAACGCGATGTGCATCGGCCTGGACGAGCCGATCATCGTGGTCACGACGGGGCTCGTCGAGCTGCTCGACGAGGAGGAGATGCGGGCGGTCGTCGGCCACGAGGTGGGGCACGCGCTGTCCGGGCACTCGGTCTACCGGACGATCCTGCTGTTCCTGACCAGCCTCGCCGTCCGGGTCGCCTGGATCCCGCTGGGCAACCTCGCGATCATGGCGATCGTGACCGGGCTGCGGGAGTGGTTCCGCAAGTCGGAGCTGTCGGCGGACCGGGCGGGGCTGCTGGTCGGGCAGGATCCCCAGGCGTCCATGCGGGGCCTGATGAAGATCGCGGGCGGCAACCACCTGCACGAGATGAACGTGGACGCGTTCCTCGCCCAGGCCGATGAGTACGAGGCCGGGGGCGACCTGCGCGACTCGGTGCTGAAGATCCTGAACGTGCTGCCCCGCTCCCACCCCTTCACCACGGTGCGGGCGGCCGAGCTGAAGAAGTGGGCCGAGTCGCGGGACTACCAGCGGATCATGGACGGGCACTACCCGCGGCGCGACGAGGACAAGGACACCTCGGTCCGGGACTCCTGGCGGGAGTCGGCGGACCACTACACGACCCATGTGAAGAGCTCCAAGGACCCGCTGATGAAACTGGTCACCGACCTCGCCGGTGGCGCCGGCGACCTGGGCGACCGCGTCCGCCGGGGCTTCGGCGGCTTCACGAACTCGGCTCAGAAGCCGCCCCGCGGGCCTGAGACGCCGGGCCCGTCGGACTCCCCGGGAGACGACCGGCCGCCGCGCGACGACGGCTGA
- a CDS encoding glutamate-5-semialdehyde dehydrogenase, translating to MTTLSPYDSMSPVTEAAYRAKAAAASLAPLPRADKDDALLAIADALEVRTSEIVEANAKDVAKAREAGISEGMIDRLTLTPERVRAIASDVRDVAALPDPVGEVVRGSTLPNGIDLRQVRVPLGVVGIIYEGRPNVTVDAAALCLKSGNAVLLRGSSSAYQSNTALVRVLRDAVGGAGLPADAVQLVPGESRDSVRELMRARGLVDVLIPRGGASLINTVVQESVVPVIETGTGNCHVYVDAQADLDMAVEILINSKAQRVGVCNAAETLLVHQDIAAEFLPRALDALADAGVTVHADERVLAYAKDSKATVVEATAEDWETEYLSYDIAAAVVDSLDKAVEHIRLWTSGHTEAIVTTSQQAARRFTQLVDSTTVAVNASTRFTDGGQFGFGAEIGISTQKLHSRGPMGLPELTSTKYIVTGDGHVRR from the coding sequence ATGACCACGCTTTCGCCGTACGACTCCATGTCCCCGGTCACCGAGGCCGCCTACCGCGCCAAGGCCGCCGCCGCGAGCCTCGCGCCGCTGCCGCGGGCCGACAAGGACGACGCGCTGCTCGCCATCGCGGACGCGCTGGAGGTCCGCACGAGCGAGATCGTCGAGGCCAACGCCAAGGACGTCGCCAAGGCCCGCGAGGCCGGCATCAGCGAGGGCATGATCGACCGGCTCACGCTCACCCCCGAGCGGGTCCGCGCCATCGCCTCCGACGTGCGCGACGTCGCCGCGCTGCCCGACCCGGTCGGCGAGGTCGTGCGCGGCTCCACGCTGCCCAACGGCATCGACCTGCGCCAGGTCCGCGTGCCGCTCGGCGTCGTCGGGATCATCTACGAGGGCCGGCCGAACGTCACGGTCGACGCCGCCGCCCTCTGCCTGAAGTCCGGCAACGCGGTCCTGCTGCGCGGCTCCTCCTCGGCGTACCAGTCGAACACCGCCCTCGTGCGCGTCCTGCGCGACGCCGTGGGCGGGGCCGGGCTGCCCGCCGACGCCGTCCAGCTCGTGCCCGGCGAGAGCCGCGACAGCGTGCGCGAGCTGATGCGCGCCCGCGGCCTGGTCGACGTGCTCATCCCGCGCGGCGGCGCCTCCCTGATCAACACGGTCGTCCAGGAGTCGGTCGTCCCGGTCATCGAGACCGGCACCGGCAACTGCCACGTCTACGTCGACGCCCAGGCCGACCTCGACATGGCCGTCGAGATCCTGATCAACTCCAAGGCCCAGCGAGTCGGCGTCTGCAACGCCGCCGAGACCCTCCTGGTCCACCAGGACATCGCCGCCGAGTTCCTGCCGCGGGCCCTGGACGCCCTGGCCGACGCCGGGGTCACCGTGCACGCCGACGAGCGCGTCCTGGCCTACGCCAAGGACTCCAAGGCCACGGTCGTCGAGGCGACGGCCGAGGACTGGGAGACGGAGTACCTGTCGTACGACATCGCCGCGGCCGTGGTGGACTCGCTGGACAAGGCCGTCGAGCACATCCGGCTGTGGACCTCCGGCCACACCGAGGCCATCGTCACGACCTCCCAGCAGGCCGCCCGCCGCTTCACCCAGCTGGTCGACTCGACCACGGTCGCCGTCAACGCCTCCACCCGCTTCACCGACGGCGGCCAGTTCGGCTTCGGCGCGGAGATCGGCATCTCCACCCAGAAGCTGCACTCCCGCGGCCCGATGGGTCTGCCGGAGCTGACCAGCACCAAGTACATCGTCACCGGGGACGGGCACGTGCGGCGCTGA